The Paenibacillus sp. FSL H7-0357 nucleotide sequence ATAGAACCGAAAAAAGAGCAGAAGGTTAATCTTAAGCAGTCCGGTGAAATTTCCGGGCTGTTTTTGTTGCCGGGTTTGGGCAGGAAATCAAGAATTTGAGGGGAGTTAGCGATACGCTCATCATTTACTTTAGGACATGTTAGGTTTTCTTTCATCACCCTATAGTCAGCCGCTGCCCGGAGTACTATAATGTAATCACTCTATAGCGAAAATTCGGCTATTCTTCAGGTTGGGGTGGGAATATGACAGATTCAGAGCCAATATTTGACCGTTTTTTTGACAGCATGGAATCCCTGGCGGATACCCTCAGCGAATCCCTTCAGTCCCAGGTAACGATTGAAGACAGCAACCACCATGTCATCGGCTACAGCTCCCATGAGTTTGAAAGCGACCCGGCCCGCATCTCCACCATTATCGGCAAACGTGTTCCGAACACAGTCATTATTGGCCTCCGGAAAAAAGGCGTGATGCATCAGCTGGAGAACGCCGCACATCCTATCCGTATTCCGGCGGTTATGGAGGTTGGGCTGGGGCCCCGGCTTGCTATGTGCATCAAACACCAGCAGGAAATTCTCGGTTATATCTGGGTTGTGGACCGGGGCAATCTGGCCTCAGGCCATGCGGAGAGCATCGTGGAGAAGGCTGCCGGCATCGCCGGGCGTTATCTGCTGAAGCAGCGCGGATGGAAGATGAAGCAGGACAAGACACATGAAGATTTCTTCTGGAAGCTGCTGACCTCGCACTATGAAAATGAGCCGCGCATCCGTCAGGAAGCGGAGAACGGGTCGATCCTGTTGCCGGAAAGCTATTATATTGGTGTGCTGGAGAGCAACCGGGTGATCGACGAGCATTTTCTGCTGAGGTTTCGCCAGATGATGGACACCTATGCCGGGCAGCGCCTGCTGTTTTTGACGGCGGAGCAGAACCGGCTGATTATTTTGTTTTCGTTTCTTTTTCCGGTAGAAGGGACAGAGAGGCTGGCTTCATTCGTGCACAAGCTGATCCGCGATATGGGCAAAAGCGAAAGCTGTACGCTAGCGGCAGGCTGCAGTCCGGGATACCGGGAATATACCTCGGCAGCTGTCGCCTACCGGGAGGCACTGTCCATTCTGGAGCTTAAAAAGCTGCTGCCCTATCATGCCCGCGAGCTGCTGCTGTATGAGGAAATCGGCTTCTGGGCGTATATTCCGGCCATTATGGAGCAGAAACGCAGCATGACCCGCCGAAGTGCACTGCTGTATCCGCTGAAGGAGCATGACCGTGAACACAAAAGCGATTTTCTCAAAACGATCGCCGTCTACTTGTCGTTGAACGGCAATCTGAAGGCGTCTGCCGCATTTCTGCATATCCATACCAACACATTAATGTACCGGCTGAACCGGATCGCCGAGATTACGGGCAAAAGCCTCAAGGAGACCGATTACCGGACCTCCATCTATCTGGATATTCTGACCGAAGAGACCGCACGGGTGAACCGCTGGTTTCTGGAGGAAGCCGGCAGCTCCGAATAAAGTGCCTGAAGTTTATCTCGATAATTTTCAGCTGCCCCGCACCAACCGATGTCCCGACACGTACAATAACCTATATTTTGTGAACTTAAGATGAAAGGGGCAGTGCAGAATGGGGATTGGATATGGACCCGGAGATCCGTCTTTTGAACGGAGCATGCGGGCGGGAATTATCGCGGCGGCGGAATCCATGA carries:
- a CDS encoding PucR family transcriptional regulator, coding for MTDSEPIFDRFFDSMESLADTLSESLQSQVTIEDSNHHVIGYSSHEFESDPARISTIIGKRVPNTVIIGLRKKGVMHQLENAAHPIRIPAVMEVGLGPRLAMCIKHQQEILGYIWVVDRGNLASGHAESIVEKAAGIAGRYLLKQRGWKMKQDKTHEDFFWKLLTSHYENEPRIRQEAENGSILLPESYYIGVLESNRVIDEHFLLRFRQMMDTYAGQRLLFLTAEQNRLIILFSFLFPVEGTERLASFVHKLIRDMGKSESCTLAAGCSPGYREYTSAAVAYREALSILELKKLLPYHARELLLYEEIGFWAYIPAIMEQKRSMTRRSALLYPLKEHDREHKSDFLKTIAVYLSLNGNLKASAAFLHIHTNTLMYRLNRIAEITGKSLKETDYRTSIYLDILTEETARVNRWFLEEAGSSE